In the Pseudomonas sp. DTU_2021_1001937_2_SI_NGA_ILE_001 genome, one interval contains:
- the guaD gene encoding guanine deaminase: MPSANPLRTAHRGALLHSLADPAEVGVEASFEYVEDGLLLVENGQIQAMGPASELLPQLGREVTLIEHPDALLTPGFIDTHIHLPQAGMIGAYGEQLLDWLQTYTFPCERQFAEPAHAATAASQFIDELLRNGTTTAMVFGSVHRTSVEAFFAEAERRDLRMIAGKVMMDRNAPPDLLDTPQCAYTDSKALIERWHGRGRLSYAITPRFAPTSSPEQLAMAGRLLAEHPGVYLQTHLSENRQEIDWVRSLHPERSSYLDVYDHHQLLGERSVFAHGVHLCDTDCARLAQAGSAIAFCPTSNLFLGSGLFNLPMAERHKVKVGLGTDVGAGTSFSILQTLNEAYKVMQLQGARLHPFKSLYLATLGGARALHLDDRIGSFRPGNEADFVVLDYHATPLITQRLKHCRSLEERLFVLMTLGDDRAIRQTWAAGRRVHQR, from the coding sequence ATGCCGTCTGCCAACCCCCTTCGTACCGCCCATCGTGGCGCCCTGCTACACAGCCTGGCCGACCCGGCCGAGGTCGGTGTCGAGGCCAGCTTCGAATATGTCGAGGACGGCCTGCTGCTGGTCGAAAACGGGCAGATCCAGGCCATGGGGCCGGCCAGCGAGCTGTTGCCGCAACTGGGCCGCGAAGTCACCCTGATCGAACACCCCGACGCACTGCTCACCCCCGGGTTCATCGACACCCACATTCATCTGCCCCAGGCCGGGATGATCGGCGCCTATGGCGAACAGCTGCTGGACTGGCTGCAGACCTACACTTTCCCCTGCGAACGCCAGTTCGCCGAACCCGCCCATGCCGCTACGGCGGCCAGCCAGTTCATCGACGAACTGCTGCGCAACGGCACCACCACCGCCATGGTATTCGGCAGCGTGCACCGGACTTCGGTCGAGGCCTTCTTCGCCGAGGCCGAACGCCGTGACCTGCGGATGATCGCCGGCAAGGTGATGATGGACCGCAACGCGCCGCCCGATCTGCTCGACACCCCGCAGTGTGCCTACACCGACAGCAAGGCGCTGATCGAGCGCTGGCATGGCCGGGGCCGCTTGAGCTATGCGATCACGCCGCGTTTCGCGCCGACCAGCTCGCCCGAACAGCTGGCCATGGCCGGGCGACTGCTGGCCGAACACCCCGGCGTGTATCTGCAGACCCACCTGAGCGAGAACCGTCAGGAAATCGACTGGGTGCGCTCGCTGCACCCCGAGCGCAGCAGCTACCTGGACGTCTACGATCATCACCAGTTGCTCGGCGAGCGCTCGGTGTTCGCCCATGGCGTACACCTGTGCGACACCGACTGCGCGCGCCTGGCACAAGCCGGCTCGGCCATCGCTTTCTGCCCGACCTCCAACCTGTTTCTGGGCAGCGGCCTGTTCAACCTGCCGATGGCCGAACGGCACAAGGTCAAGGTGGGCCTGGGCACGGATGTCGGCGCCGGCACCAGCTTCTCGATCCTGCAGACCCTCAACGAGGCCTACAAAGTGATGCAGCTGCAGGGCGCACGGCTGCATCCGTTCAAGTCGCTGTACCTGGCCACCCTCGGCGGCGCCCGGGCCCTGCACCTGGACGACCGCATCGGCAGCTTCAGGCCCGGCAACGAAGCGGACTTCGTGGTACTGGACTACCACGCCACGCCGCTGATCACCCAGCGTCTTAAGCACTGCCGCAGCCTGGAAGAAAGGCTTTTCGTGCTCATGACCCTGGGCGACGACCGAGCGATCAGGCAGACCTGGGCGGCGGGAAGGCGGGTACACCAGCGCTAG
- a CDS encoding LLM class flavin-dependent oxidoreductase, with product MITATPSAEVDQPLGDAVDADFVRRFAQAHENAGFDKALVGYFSNGAEGAVVSSFIAAATQHLGILLAYRPGVIAPPLAARQLATLDQFSNGRLALNVISGGSDTDQQRDGDWLDHDQRYARTDEYLHALKAIWTAAGPVDHQGEFYRFKGALPNVRPRQKPHIPIYFSGSSPAALEVAARHADTYMLWGEPLADFSEHVRHLQRLAQAQGRNPRISVSFRPIVADSEEAAWRRAAEILERIRANRERLGLPVHGHTPDNAGSQRLLAAAQRGEVLDERLWTGVARLTGAQWNSTALVGTPEQVAKALGRYWQAGASTFLIRGFDPLDDAEAYGRGLIPAIREQIAALQPRLAG from the coding sequence ATGATCACCGCCACTCCCAGCGCCGAGGTGGACCAGCCGCTGGGCGACGCCGTAGACGCGGACTTCGTGCGCCGCTTCGCGCAGGCGCATGAAAACGCCGGCTTCGACAAGGCGCTGGTCGGCTACTTCTCCAATGGCGCCGAGGGCGCGGTGGTCAGCTCGTTCATCGCCGCCGCCACCCAGCACCTCGGCATCCTGCTCGCCTACCGCCCCGGCGTGATCGCCCCGCCCCTGGCGGCCCGGCAGCTGGCCACGCTCGACCAGTTCAGCAACGGCCGCCTGGCCCTCAATGTGATCAGCGGTGGCAGCGACACGGATCAGCAACGCGACGGCGACTGGCTCGACCATGACCAGCGCTACGCGCGTACCGATGAATACCTGCACGCGCTCAAGGCGATCTGGACGGCTGCGGGTCCGGTGGACCACCAGGGCGAGTTCTATCGCTTCAAGGGCGCCTTGCCCAACGTACGCCCGCGGCAAAAGCCACACATCCCCATTTACTTCAGCGGCTCCTCGCCCGCCGCGCTGGAGGTTGCCGCGCGCCATGCCGACACCTACATGCTGTGGGGCGAACCGTTGGCGGACTTCAGCGAGCACGTACGCCACCTGCAGCGGCTGGCTCAGGCCCAGGGTCGCAACCCGCGCATCTCGGTGTCGTTCCGGCCCATCGTCGCCGACAGCGAAGAAGCCGCCTGGCGCCGCGCCGCCGAGATCCTCGAACGCATCCGCGCCAACCGTGAACGCCTGGGCCTGCCCGTGCATGGCCACACACCGGACAACGCGGGTTCACAACGCCTGTTGGCAGCGGCGCAGCGCGGCGAAGTGCTCGACGAACGGCTGTGGACCGGTGTCGCGCGGTTGACCGGCGCGCAATGGAACTCCACCGCCCTGGTCGGCACCCCGGAACAGGTCGCCAAAGCCCTGGGCCGCTACTGGCAGGCCGGCGCCAGCACCTTCCTGATTCGCGGCTTCGATCCTCTGGACGACGCCGAAGCCTACGGCCGGGGCTTGATACCGGCAATTCGTGAACAGATCGCCGCCCTGCAACCGCGCCTGGCCGGCTGA
- a CDS encoding ABC transporter substrate-binding protein, translating into MNLLQALRNSLAALAIVLPAAQAAEQTVLRIGDQNYYNVRASVEASGVLEGAPYTVEWKHFQSAAPVAEGLEVGALDLGFLGDSGFLFLAAKGAPVKLIGVSRQNPDTIALLVGKDSPIQRIEDLKGKKVAYWPGAWSQQLTLRALDKAGLPHDYVQFVKLMPIDAAAAFPQGSIDAFPVWEPYISQQVVHSGARPIITARGLMPGLSSIAANASAIEPKRAAISDFLGRLQKAREWVEANKDSYADTWAKKANLDPTVSRHWIGQADMSVGPVDEQAAHDYQGTADFLVQTGALPKAFDTRAVIDTSFSQAFKPRQ; encoded by the coding sequence ATGAACCTGCTTCAAGCCCTGCGCAACAGTCTGGCAGCCCTGGCCATCGTCCTTCCCGCCGCCCAGGCGGCTGAGCAGACGGTGCTGCGCATCGGCGACCAGAACTACTACAACGTGCGTGCGTCGGTGGAAGCCTCCGGCGTGCTGGAGGGCGCGCCTTACACGGTCGAGTGGAAACATTTCCAGTCTGCCGCACCGGTGGCCGAAGGCCTGGAAGTCGGCGCCCTGGACCTGGGTTTTCTCGGCGATTCGGGCTTTCTGTTCCTGGCCGCCAAGGGCGCGCCGGTGAAGCTGATCGGCGTGTCGCGGCAAAACCCGGACACCATTGCCCTGCTGGTGGGCAAGGACTCGCCGATCCAGCGCATCGAAGACCTCAAGGGCAAGAAAGTCGCCTACTGGCCCGGCGCCTGGAGCCAGCAGCTGACCTTGCGGGCACTGGACAAGGCCGGCCTGCCGCATGACTACGTACAGTTCGTCAAACTGATGCCCATCGACGCGGCAGCGGCCTTTCCCCAGGGCAGCATCGACGCCTTTCCGGTATGGGAGCCGTACATTTCCCAGCAGGTGGTGCACTCTGGCGCCCGGCCGATCATCACCGCACGCGGCCTGATGCCCGGTCTGTCGAGCATTGCCGCCAACGCCAGTGCCATCGAGCCCAAGCGCGCAGCCATCAGCGACTTCCTCGGGCGCCTGCAGAAGGCACGGGAGTGGGTCGAGGCCAACAAGGACAGCTACGCCGACACCTGGGCGAAGAAAGCCAACCTCGACCCGACTGTGTCGCGCCACTGGATCGGCCAGGCCGACATGAGCGTCGGCCCGGTGGACGAACAGGCCGCCCACGATTACCAGGGCACCGCCGACTTCCTGGTACAGACCGGTGCCCTGCCCAAGGCCTTCGACACCCGGGCGGTGATCGACACCTCGTTCAGCCAGGCCTTCAAGCCCCGTCAGTGA
- a CDS encoding TonB-dependent siderophore receptor, producing MALRFPSRPTLLALCCSASFAVNAADPVIELGAIDVNAAAVKANSNTLPDAYAGGQVARGGQMGVLGNQDNMDVPFTLTSYTSKLIEDQQAEDVGDVLLNDPSVRQSFGFGNQSQVFVIRGMPLNGDDISYNGLYGVLPRQILSIDALERVEVFKGPNAFINGVTPTGSGLGGGVNLQPKRAGDTPTRRYTQDISSDGRIGEHLDLGQRFGADNRFGARVNLSQREGETAIDDQDQRSKLFVAGLDYRGDNFRVSGDFGYQKERINHLRNTVQIGTATRVPTAPSASHNYGQDWTYSETEDTFGMLRGDWDLSENWTAYLAGGAKHSRETGVYGTPTLVGNSGTATIGGSEIPHNEDNTSFAAGLNGRMQTGPVSHQIAIGASTIWTQQENAYTFYRSTAGNTNIYDKVTLPKPTNVSFAGGEMGDPGVTGKTRNRSLAISDTVGLFDDSLLLTYGLRRQQLRVENYSYDGPVADGSRTSLYDQSITTPVYGIVYKPVQSVSLYANRIEGLAAGPVASGSNITNLGQAFPPGRTKQLEAGIKLDRQSYGANLAVFRIEKPSDGYVDSRQNLYVRDGEQVNKGLELSLFGEPVEGLRLMAGGTRMTSELKNTSGGTNDGNHAIGVPTFQLNASVDWDVPGVEGLALNARALRTGGQYADAANNLSLPTWNRFDAGARYKLKAWKDLTLRVNVENITDKNYWASANGGYLTQGEPRLVKFSGTIDF from the coding sequence ATGGCTCTTCGCTTTCCGTCTCGCCCGACCCTGCTCGCGCTGTGTTGCTCTGCCAGTTTCGCGGTGAATGCCGCCGACCCGGTGATCGAACTGGGTGCCATCGATGTCAATGCTGCGGCCGTCAAGGCCAACTCCAACACCCTGCCGGACGCCTATGCCGGCGGCCAGGTCGCCAGGGGCGGGCAGATGGGTGTGCTGGGCAACCAGGACAACATGGACGTGCCGTTCACCCTGACCAGCTATACCTCGAAACTGATCGAGGACCAGCAGGCCGAAGACGTCGGCGACGTGCTGCTCAACGACCCCTCGGTGCGCCAGTCGTTCGGTTTCGGCAACCAGTCCCAAGTGTTCGTGATCCGTGGCATGCCCCTGAACGGCGACGATATTTCGTACAACGGCCTGTATGGCGTGCTGCCTCGGCAGATCCTCTCCATCGACGCGCTGGAGCGGGTCGAGGTGTTCAAGGGGCCCAATGCCTTCATCAATGGCGTGACACCCACCGGCAGCGGCCTGGGTGGCGGTGTGAACCTGCAGCCCAAGCGCGCTGGCGACACGCCGACCCGCCGCTATACCCAGGACATCAGCAGCGACGGACGCATCGGCGAACACCTTGACCTGGGTCAGCGCTTCGGCGCCGACAACCGTTTCGGTGCGCGGGTCAACCTCAGCCAGCGCGAAGGCGAAACCGCCATCGACGACCAGGACCAGCGCTCCAAGCTGTTCGTCGCCGGGCTGGACTACCGTGGCGACAACTTCCGGGTGTCCGGCGATTTCGGTTACCAGAAAGAGCGCATCAACCACCTGCGCAACACCGTGCAGATCGGCACCGCCACCCGGGTGCCGACCGCGCCGAGCGCCAGCCATAACTATGGCCAGGACTGGACCTACAGCGAGACCGAAGACACCTTCGGCATGCTGCGCGGCGACTGGGACCTGAGCGAGAACTGGACCGCCTACCTGGCCGGCGGCGCCAAGCACAGCCGTGAGACCGGCGTGTACGGCACCCCGACCCTGGTCGGCAACAGCGGCACGGCGACCATCGGCGGCTCGGAAATTCCCCATAACGAGGACAACACCTCGTTCGCTGCCGGCCTCAATGGCCGGATGCAGACCGGGCCGGTCAGTCATCAGATCGCGATTGGCGCGTCGACCATCTGGACCCAGCAGGAGAATGCCTACACCTTCTATCGCTCGACTGCGGGCAACACCAATATCTATGACAAGGTCACCTTGCCCAAGCCCACCAATGTATCGTTTGCCGGTGGAGAAATGGGGGATCCAGGGGTGACCGGCAAGACTCGTAACCGCAGCCTGGCCATTTCCGACACCGTCGGGCTGTTCGACGACAGCCTGCTGCTTACCTATGGCCTGCGTCGGCAGCAATTGCGTGTAGAAAACTACAGCTACGATGGCCCGGTCGCCGATGGCAGCCGTACTTCGCTCTACGACCAATCCATCACCACCCCGGTGTACGGCATCGTCTACAAGCCGGTGCAGAGCGTGTCGCTGTATGCCAACCGCATCGAAGGCCTGGCCGCCGGGCCGGTGGCGTCGGGCAGCAATATCACCAACCTCGGCCAGGCCTTCCCGCCGGGGCGCACCAAGCAGCTGGAAGCCGGTATCAAGCTGGACCGGCAGAGCTACGGCGCCAATCTGGCGGTGTTCCGCATCGAAAAGCCGTCTGATGGCTACGTGGATAGCCGCCAGAACCTCTATGTGCGCGACGGCGAGCAGGTCAACAAGGGCCTGGAGCTGAGCCTGTTCGGCGAGCCTGTCGAAGGTCTGCGCCTGATGGCCGGCGGCACGCGCATGACCTCCGAACTGAAGAACACCTCGGGGGGCACCAATGACGGTAACCACGCCATCGGTGTGCCGACCTTCCAGCTCAACGCCAGCGTCGACTGGGACGTACCCGGTGTCGAAGGCCTGGCCCTCAACGCGCGCGCCCTGCGCACCGGCGGCCAGTACGCCGACGCGGCGAACAACCTGAGCCTGCCGACCTGGAACCGCTTCGACGCCGGCGCGCGCTACAAGCTCAAGGCCTGGAAAGACCTGACCCTGCGCGTCAACGTGGAGAACATCACCGACAAGAACTACTGGGCCTCGGCCAATGGCGGCTACCTGACCCAGGGCGAGCCGCGGCTGGTGAAGTTCTCCGGGACCATCGATTTCTGA